In the genome of Anabrus simplex isolate iqAnaSimp1 chromosome 7, ASM4041472v1, whole genome shotgun sequence, the window TCAACACTGAGAAATCAAAAGTGATGAAGATATCAAAACGGGAAAAACCTTTGAGGATAACTGTTGACAATCGAGAACTGGAGAATGTGAACCAGTTCAAGTCCTTGCGAAGCTTGCTAACAAAGGATGCCCACTGCACAAATGAAATTCGAGCAAGAATCGCCATGGCCAAAGTAGCATTCAACAAGAAGAGGACTCTGTTGACCAGCAAGTTGAGCTTGGAACTAAGGAAGAAACCGGTAAAGTGTTACATCTGGAGTATTGCACTGTACGGAGAAGAGACTTCGACCATGAGAAAAAGGGAGAAAAAATAcctagaaagttttgaaatgtggtgttggaggagaatAGAGAAGATCAAGTGGACAGATCAGGTAACAAACTACTATGTACTGAGAAGAGTATGAGAGAAGAAAATTATTCTGAATACAATTCTTCAGAGGAAAGCCAACTGGATCAGACACAGACACAAGGGGCTCATACACGACGTCATCGAAGGGAAGATCAAAGGCATTGCAGAATGAGGAAGAAGAATAATTCAACATCCAGATGACATGAAAGATGGGAAGAGATACAGCAGACTGACTTTTTTTGTTTATAATAGATATTGTCTCTAATTTAGCATAATACAAATGCATATATGACAGGTTCATAAAAATGTAACACTTAAAGCACCAGAATCCAACTCTGATAGTTCACACAATAACTTATTAAGACCAAGAACTATGACTGGCCAATAACTTATTATTGATACAAATTTTAAAATTCAGTATCAATGAAGCCTGGTTAATAATTGCCCTGAAATGGGAAGAACTTTGAAATTAGAGTCAAATTGTGAGTGCTTTCTTGGGGGaacaaaatgaaagaaacatataAACAAGAATGTCATTCATATTTTAACTTGCCGATTGATTCACCAAGCCTAAAAATACAACCAGTATTGCAAATTGAAATGCCGAGAGGAAAAAAATACACGCAGGTTGCGTAAAGGTTATAAACAATATACTATTTCCGTGTGATGTTCCCAACAGTGTGATGATCAACTGTTCAAGATAAATGTATGCGCGAGTCGTACACTTTTTAAACTGCAATAACTTCTAGAAGGAAATAAcagaattctaaataaaaattgcatttctatgttttgatttCTTGTGCTTGCACTTGTAGAGGTAAGAGTTGAGAATATTGCTTTGGCAGAACAATGTCTTTGttttagtaaaataaatatttctccTAGAAAATAAAGAAGATGAGTTATTGTGTTTTGAATGAAGTAAAGATCTTttctttatgtaaataaattacagTACCGAGACTGAATGCGTGATAACTGGAGACCTCTTAACAAAGTTACGCAACAGTTTGATTCTTTGGCCCTCGATATCATGGAAACTTGTACAAATGGTAAGAAAATTAGCGAAAGCTGTAACTACATTTTCTTAATAGcaataatcaataaataatatCTTCTGAACTACTGCACTTAGAAGCACAAACTTTTTTTAAATGCCCAGTACCTATGCcagttttagaaccacaaaaatctcagAAATGAAATATCTGACTTTAGGTCCCTTTACATGCAATGGGTAGAGGTCACAAATTCTTACTGATATTAGCCTTAATTGTATTCAGTCCAATATATTAAAGTGTGCATTTATAAAATGAATACATTAAGTAAAAGCATTAAACTGTTGTCAATATTAATGCAAGCTGGATACAAGCCATACAAGAGGCCacattatgaaaatatattcttagAATGATAAGAACAAACTTTTCTTGTTACCTCCAATGCTTGAGTATTTAGGGGCTATAGATGCGATTAATAAGCATCAAACAAATCAATCAACACAATAATACAAAATGTTCCCATTCCCAGGTTTTTACAAACCAGAACCAAGGATGTCTGTTCCTAATGGAGGATAATTGTCATCCCCATTACTGTACTGTAAAAGAAAGAAATTTCACATCATTCTATATCAACTTCTAAGATGCAACTTTCTATAAGAATTCATGACAGGAAGCTGGCTGTCCCATTCATTGTAATGAAATATTGCAGGAATTGAAAATTAGAGGAAGGAGACAGATCTTCTGCATTTGTCTAAACTAACACCTTGAAACAATACACAGTTCATAAAAGTATTACAAAATATAGCCTATTTTACAAGTAtccaataaaattatcattattctcTACTTTCAATGTTGCCAAAAATagtataggcctattcatttcattttactagCCAATTTGAATTCCAATTCTTGTAGTTTATTATTCAAATCAGTCTGAGAATACCTCTTCTTCTCAACTGATCCTGAATTTGCTGATGTTTCTTTATGGAATACATTTTCCAAGAAATGGAAATATTCTGGTGACAAGCTTTCTAAATATAGAATACGATTTTCTATTTGTTTCAGGCGTGCATACACATCTTTAGGAACAGGACCACAAATCTGTAAATGTTCTTCAGCATTACTCAGTCTTTCCTCCACACCATTTAATGCAGTCAACTTCTTTACACCCAGTGGCTTGATATCTTCTGAGTTATAATTCTGATCTTGTTTAGAACTACTTTCATCACTAGGTTGCTGGCCAAAGCATTCCACAGACCTAGTATGAGGTCCCCATGAATTGAAAACACGTCTCACCCTCAGATGACTTTTACTATCTTTTCTCCTCAACAATAAAGCATCAACCCTAGCACATGTGTCTTCTTCTCCTGCAATCTGTTTACATTGACGAAACTCCTGAACATTTCCAATGTTTGCTTGTTCCCGTTTTCTTTCTATAAAGCAATTGATACGGCGGTTTATTTCCTTTGAATCTGCTTTAATCTGAATCAAACGAAGAGGTACCATGTCAGCTGTCAAATGCTGGGTGTCTGTATCCGAACTAAGATTCGTGCTTTGCAACAATTCTTCCTTCACATCACACTCATATTCATCCTTCACTTGCACAACGTCCTTCTTAGTAACAGGAGACCTTTCTTTATTTACACATACTACATACTGCAATGCCTGCATGGATTCAGAAATATCAGGGGAAGAAACTGCAATGATAATACTAGCTTCTTGTATTGGAACAATGCCTAATCTGTGATATATGGCTATATTTTGCACTTTCCACTTCTCTCGAACTTGCTGACAGATGTTTCTATAAATCATCTCTGCATCCTGGATATCTGCGTCGTATTCCACATAAACATGTTTCTGGTTGTCATAATTGTCCACATTTACTCCCACAAACAATGAAACAGCACTACATGCTAGTGAGGAAATTTTGGTTGTTACATCTTCTACTTTCAGTTTGCAATGGCTTACACTAACAAAATCCATTTTAAACGCAATAAATATTACTATCCTCCACTTATTGGTGGAATTACAGCTATTTCATCACCGTCCTTCAAATTCAGCGGCTCCTGTGAATTTTCTGCATACTCCAAATTAATTGCAAGAACTACGTGCCCTTTAATGTCATTTAAGGAAAATGTCTTCGAAATGTGATCCAAAAGTTGTGGATAAGTAATAGAAGACTCAACTTCAATCTCACTCTCCTTAAAACCACTAAGTTCTCGTGCTTTGGCAAAAAACACCACCTTCGCCTTCACTTTCCTTTCCGCCATCACAGAAGACCAACTCACCGCCCAGCTGATTGAACACTTAATTGACTTAAGTCAGGGTTACAAACATTTGAATTAACCACCGGCCGTTCCTTGTCGGTCACTCACTCAGACCTCAGACTGCCGCAATTCACTGCTCAGACACATATAACGAAGGAAAACAGATGGTGGAATGTAGATACGATATCTGCAGAAAAAGGTATTAAAGGCTTATGGGAGTTAAGTAGTACAATGTGATGCAAGGGAACTACAAAACTGGATTATTGCTGTTGCGGCACGCGCAGTCAACTGACCCGAGTTTCGTACAGATAATGATTATTATATAATCTATTTGCGTGTAGACTTCATACTAAGTCGTTCATTTTTCAACGCGATAACATAGTATTCTGTCCTTATACATGCCTCTTTCCTCACGACTCGACCCATCAGAAAAGAAACAACGTGTGATGGGCAATCGTGCATGGGCCTTACATTCTAACAATCCAGAATGTCCTAGAATAGACTAAAAATATACTATTCTAGGTTAAAAGAATATTCTCCAATTTCTCACACAATCGAAGTGTTGTTTATTGTGGAGGTTCAAGTTCCGGTTCTAATTTTTCTGACCTTTCCCCAGTTAGGGTCGGCACATTTGAAttgatttagcctagttttacggacggatgtccttcctgatgccaaccatttgtggagggatgtagaatattaactattgcgtgtttttgtggtaattTGTAGTGATGTGTTGTATGCACTGTATTTGAAGATGTATATAGTGTCACGATGAACACGAACGCCATACCCctaactagaggaattaaccagacgacgagacacgattaaaatccccagccgggaatcgaaccctatgaACCGATATACGCTAACCATTAAACCAAAACGCCGGACGTTCAGCTTATAGCAATGGCTCATAGGTTCTAAATCTAAAAAGCATGAACGTCCTTGAACCAGCTCAGGTTGAGTTTGGCTTGAAGGCCATCAGGATCGACTCTCGTCGCTTACAGAGGTGATTTTATAACCAGTTTTTGTAGCTGCCCGTTCTGAAATTCATTAGCTTCATTCCGAACTTCGGAACTTTCGTGTATGGATAATACGGAGAGCTCATTTCGTAGAAATCGACAAGAATGGAAGCTGGTCGAGAGAATGCACTATTTATTGGATTCTGGCACCGGTAGCGACGTCGTCTTCAGTGTTGGAACAGAAGACCAGAATACCGTAAATATATACCCCTATTTTATTTAACTCCTAAACGGTAAAAATAGTAATTACATACAGATATCAATTTACGAAAAAGAACTTGATGTCTGTTGTCTCTTTGAAACACCCGCATTTAATAAGAACATTTAAAATCGTTTAGAGAACAGAAACTATCTTGATGGTATTCATCATTCCCTCTTCAACTAAAAATAATACCGGAAAGGTATTCGAATTTTCGTCCGTAATCTTGAGCTTGGGCGCATGATGTTTAGCGGACAATAGGTCTGTAAAATTGTGTTGTTATTATATACATCTATTAATTGGTATGTAAGGGACAAGATAGAAAGATCACTTGTGTACGGTACCGgtatataaaattattaatttggCTTTGAAAAAATAGACCTTAGCCACTTTTCACAACAATATAACTTTGTAATTTTTTGAAACGAATGTATGCTctcatagtggtggtggtgattgttttaaga includes:
- the Mocs2B gene encoding molybdopterin synthase catalytic subunit, translating into MDFVSVSHCKLKVEDVTTKISSLACSAVSLFVGVNVDNYDNQKHVYVEYDADIQDAEMIYRNICQQVREKWKVQNIAIYHRLGIVPIQEASIIIAVSSPDISESMQALQYVVCVNKERSPVTKKDVVQVKDEYECDVKEELLQSTNLSSDTDTQHLTADMVPLRLIQIKADSKEINRRINCFIERKREQANIGNVQEFRQCKQIAGEEDTCARVDALLLRRKDSKSHLRVRRVFNSWGPHTRSVECFGQQPSDESSSKQDQNYNSEDIKPLGVKKLTALNGVEERLSNAEEHLQICGPVPKDVYARLKQIENRILYLESLSPEYFHFLENVFHKETSANSGSVEKKRYSQTDLNNKLQELEFKLASKMK
- the Mocs2A gene encoding molybdopterin synthase sulfur carrier subunit, whose amino-acid sequence is MAERKVKAKVVFFAKARELSGFKESEIEVESSITYPQLLDHISKTFSLNDIKGHVVLAINLEYAENSQEPLNLKDGDEIAVIPPISGG